GTTGCCCGATGCGCTGTCAGTCTTGTCAGCCGGACGTGCCACGATGGCTATCACTGATTTTTGTGTGGAGACAGTCCGACCTGGACAACGAGGAAGCGAAGGGTATCCATGGATCTTGCGAGCCCCACTGCCGCAGACACCAGCCTGAAGTTCAGGGTCGCGCGTGACGACTTCGCCGACTCGGTGGCGTGGGTTGCACGCAGCCTGCCCTCCCGACCGACGGTTCCGGTGTTGGCAGGTGTGCTGCTGACCGCACATGACACGGGTTTGACCCTGTCCGGCTTCGATTACGAGGTATCAGCACAGGTGAAGGTGCCGGCAGAGGTTGCGGCCGCCGGTAATGCGCTGGTCTCGGGCCGGCTGCTCTCGGACATCACCCGGTCACTGCCCAACAAACCGGTCGATGTGGCCCTGGAGGGCACCCGGCTGCTGATCAGTTGTGGAAGTGCGAAGTTCTCGCTGCCCAGCATGCCGGTGGAGGACTACCCGGCACTGCCGTCACTGCCGGAAGAGACGGGTGCCCTGGGCGCCGAAGTGTTTTCCGAGGCCATCGGCCAGGTTGCGGTCGCTGCAGGTAAAGACGACACGTTGCCGATGCTGACCGGAATTCGTGTCGAAATCAATGGCGACACAGTGGTTTTGGCTGCAACAGATCGCTTTCGTTTGGCCGTGCGCGAGCTGAAGTGGACGTCGGGATCCGGTGAAACCAATGCCGCGGTGCTGGTGCCGGCCAAGACATTGTCGGAGGCGGCGAAGTCGGCCTCGAATGGGTCCGATGTGCAACTTGCGCTGGGAGCAGGGTCTGCCATCGGATCGGAGGGCCTGCTCGGCATCGTCAGCGACGGCAAGCGCAGCACCACCCGACTGCTGGACGCAGAGTTCCCCAAGTTCCGTCAGCTGTTGCCCACCGAGCACACAGCGTTGGCCACTATCGCGATCGCCGAACTGGTCGAAGCCATCAAACGTGTTGCGCTGGTGGCCGATCGCGGAGCCCAGATCCGTTTGGAGTTCGAGCCGGGCCTGCTGCGGCTATCTGCTGGTGCCGACGACGTGGGTCGTGCCGAAGAAGAGCTGGAGGTCGAGTTCGTCGGTGAGCCGCTGACCATCGCCTTCAACCCGACGTATCTGACCGACGGGTTGGGGTCGTTGCACTCGAGTCGGGTGACCTTCGGGTTCACCACCCCCAGCCGTCCGGCGGTGCTGCGTCCTGCGGAAGACGATCAAAGCTCGCCGGAAGGCTCCGGGCCGTTTACGGCAGCGCAAACTGACTATGTCTATCTATTGATGCCGGTGCGTCTGCCCGGCTAGGGCTCGCACCCCTAACGTCGTACGCACTGGTCATCGGAGGTCATGGGTCATGCAGCTGGGTTTGGTCGGGCTGGGCAAGATGGGTTTCAACATGCGGGACCGGCTGCGTGCCGGTGGGCACGAGGTCATCGGGTATGACCCGCGCCCCGAGGTCACCGACGTGCCGTCGTTGAAAGGATTGGCAGACGCGCTCGACGCGCCCCGTGCGGTGTGGGTGATGGTGCCGTCGGGACCGATCACGCAGCAGACAATCGCGGAGCTGTCTGAGGAGTTGTCCGAGGGCGACCTGGTGATCGACGGTGGCAACTCACGCTTCACCGAGGACCAGCCGAACGCAGATCTATTGTTGGCCAAGGGAATTGGCTATATCGACGCAGGGGTGTCCGGCGGGGTCTGGGGCAAAGACAACGGGTACGGGCTGATGGTCGGCGGCAGCGGAGAGGATGTGGCGCGTGCGATGCCGATTTTCGACACACTGCGCCCTGAGGGCGATCGTGCCGACGGCTTCGTGCACGCGGGTCCGGTCGGTGCTGGCCATTACGCCAAGATGATCCACAACGGCATCGAGTACGGGCTCATGCACGCCTACGCCGAGGGCTACGAACTGTTGGCGGCCGAGCCGCTGATCACAGACGTTCAAGCAGTGCTTCAGGCGTGGACCAAGGGCACCGTAGTGAGGTCATGGCTGCTGGATCTGCTGGCCAAGGCGCTCAAGGAAGACCCGGGTTTCGACGCGATCTCGGGATACACCGAGGATTCCGGCGAAGGCCGCTGGACCGTCGAAGAAGCCATCAACCACAGGGTTCCCGCCCCGGTGATCGCGGCGTCGTTGTTCGCGCGGTTCGCGTCGAGGCAAGAGGATTCCCCGGCGATGAAGGCCGTCTCGGCACTGCGCAACCAGTTCGGCGGCCACGCGGTCAAGCGCGTCGGTCTCTCTGGCTAGGGGAGGCGCGCGGACCGCGGTGTACGTACGACAGCTGGGATTGAGGGACTTCCGGTCATGGGAGCGTGTCGACCTGGAGCTCGAACCCGGTCGCACGGTGTTCGTCGGGCCTAACGGATACGGCAAGACGAATCTTGTTGAAGCACTGTGGTATTCGTCGACTTTGGGATCACATCGGGTCGCTACTGATGCGCCGCTGATCCGCAGTGGCGCCGAGCGTGCGGTCGTGTCCACGATCGTCGTCAACGACGGGCGCGAGTTGGCGATCGATCTGGAGATCGCGGCCGGGCGGGCCAACAAGGCGCGGATCAATCGATCTCCGGTTCGCAGTCCACGCGAGATTGTCGGAATTCTGCACGCGGTGCTGTTCGCGCCGGAGGATTTGTCGTTGGTGCGCGGCGACCCGTCCGACCGTCGCAGATTCCTCGATGATCTGTTGATCCAGCGACGGCCGCGGATGGCCGGGGTTCGTGCCGACTACGACAAGGTGCTGCGGCAGCGAACCGCACTGCTCAAGACTGCCGGTGCGGCCCTGCGGCAACGCAACGATCAAAGCGTGCTGGACACCCTTGATGTGTGGGACGGACATTTGGTGGCCCACGGCGCCGAATTACTTTCCGCGCGTATCGAATTGGTTGGCGAGCTGCGGCCGCTGGTGGAGAAGTCCTATCAGCTGCTGGCACCGGCATCGCGCCCGGCCGACATCGCGTACCGATGCAGTGTCGCTGGCACGGAAGGTGAGCTGGCGATAGAGCGTCTGGCGGACGCCCTGCAGGCAGGATTGGCGGCCAAGCGCTCCGCGGAGATCGAGCGTGGTGTCTGCCTGGTGGGACCGCACCGGGACGACCTCGAACTACGGCTGGGGGATGGACCGGCCAAAGGCTTCGCGAGTCACGGAGAGTCATGGTCATTTGCGTTGGCATTACGGTTGGCGGCCTTTGACCTGCTGCGCAGTGATGGGACAGATCCGGTGTTGATGCTCGACGACGTGTTCGCGGAATTGGACGGGGCCAGGAGACGGTCGCTGGCCACCGTCGCCGCCGATGCAGAGCAGGTTCTGGTGACGGCGGCGGTTGCTGACGATGTTCCGAAGGAATTGTCGGCGCGGACGGTTACTGTCGATGTGCAGGAAGATCCCGCGGGACGAAAGTCGGTGGCGCATGAGTGAGGAAGAGGCTTGGCCGCCGGAGCACCTGGCCGGCGCCAAGGGGATGGATTTGGTGCGCCGAGTGCTGGAGGAGGCGCGCGGTGCCGCTAAACAGCAAGGCAAGGACATCGGCAGAGGCGGCAGGTCCCCGCAGCAGCGCCGTAAGGTCGCCGGTGGTCGCCGGAGCTGGTCCGGTCCGGGACCGGACGCCCGTGATCCACAGCTGTTAGGAAGGGCCGCAGGTGATTTGGCCAAACACCGCGGTTGGTCATCGCGGGTGTCCGAGGGTGCGGTCTTCGGACGGTGGGAGACCGTCGTCGGCGAACAGATCGCCGCGCACGCGACCCCGACCGCGTTAAACGAGGGTGTGTTGACGGTGGCGGCGGAGTCCACGGCCTGGGCGACACAACTTCGGTTGGTGCAGGCACAGCTGCTAGCGAAGATCGCGGCAGCGGTCGGAGACGGCGTGGTGACGAGTTTGAAGATCTCCGGCCCGACGGCGCCCTCGTGGCGCAAGGGTCCGCGACATATCGCCGGGCGGGGCCCGCGGGACACCTACGGCTGAGGGCTGATCGCCGCGCCGGGACGTGGAAGGGACCTCCCGACCGTCAGGACACGGACTACTCGGAGATACGCGACGGACGGCGTAAATAGGGGGGACGAAACATGCCCTGAAACTAGGTGCCGTCGATACAGACCAGTAGGATGGTCATAAGACGGATCGCCGGGTCCTTGGTCGTTCTCCGGGCCCGCGAGAGTCGTTACTTCCAGACAGGAGACAAAGTCGATCGTGGCTGCCCAGAAGAAGAGTGCCAAGAGCGAATACAGTGCCGACTCGATCACGATTCTCGAGGGGCTCGAGGCCGTCCGGAAGCGCCCCGGTATGTATATCGGGTCCACAGGCGAGCGCGGTTTGCACCACCTGATCTGGGAAGTTGTGGACAACTCCGTCGACGAGGCAATGGCGGGGTTTGCTACCACCGTCGAAGTGACGATGCTGGAAGACGGCGGTATCCAGGTCAGGGACGACGGCCGCGGTATCCCGGTGGCCATGCATGCGTCCGGAATACCGACCGTTGACGTCGTGATGACGCAGCTGCATGCCGGTGGCAAGTTCGACTCGGACTCCTATGCGGTGTCCGGCGGTCTGCACGGTGTGGGCATTTCTGTGGTGAACGCGCTCTCGACCAAGGTCGAGCTGGAGATTCTGCGCGACGGCCACGAGTGGCGGCAGGTGTACACGGCTTCACAGC
The nucleotide sequence above comes from Mycobacteroides saopaulense. Encoded proteins:
- a CDS encoding DUF721 family protein, with product MSEEEAWPPEHLAGAKGMDLVRRVLEEARGAAKQQGKDIGRGGRSPQQRRKVAGGRRSWSGPGPDARDPQLLGRAAGDLAKHRGWSSRVSEGAVFGRWETVVGEQIAAHATPTALNEGVLTVAAESTAWATQLRLVQAQLLAKIAAAVGDGVVTSLKISGPTAPSWRKGPRHIAGRGPRDTYG
- the gnd gene encoding phosphogluconate dehydrogenase (NAD(+)-dependent, decarboxylating) — encoded protein: MQLGLVGLGKMGFNMRDRLRAGGHEVIGYDPRPEVTDVPSLKGLADALDAPRAVWVMVPSGPITQQTIAELSEELSEGDLVIDGGNSRFTEDQPNADLLLAKGIGYIDAGVSGGVWGKDNGYGLMVGGSGEDVARAMPIFDTLRPEGDRADGFVHAGPVGAGHYAKMIHNGIEYGLMHAYAEGYELLAAEPLITDVQAVLQAWTKGTVVRSWLLDLLAKALKEDPGFDAISGYTEDSGEGRWTVEEAINHRVPAPVIAASLFARFASRQEDSPAMKAVSALRNQFGGHAVKRVGLSG
- the recF gene encoding DNA replication/repair protein RecF (All proteins in this family for which functions are known are DNA-binding proteins that assist the filamentation of RecA onto DNA for the initiation of recombination or recombinational repair.); its protein translation is MYVRQLGLRDFRSWERVDLELEPGRTVFVGPNGYGKTNLVEALWYSSTLGSHRVATDAPLIRSGAERAVVSTIVVNDGRELAIDLEIAAGRANKARINRSPVRSPREIVGILHAVLFAPEDLSLVRGDPSDRRRFLDDLLIQRRPRMAGVRADYDKVLRQRTALLKTAGAALRQRNDQSVLDTLDVWDGHLVAHGAELLSARIELVGELRPLVEKSYQLLAPASRPADIAYRCSVAGTEGELAIERLADALQAGLAAKRSAEIERGVCLVGPHRDDLELRLGDGPAKGFASHGESWSFALALRLAAFDLLRSDGTDPVLMLDDVFAELDGARRRSLATVAADAEQVLVTAAVADDVPKELSARTVTVDVQEDPAGRKSVAHE
- the dnaN gene encoding DNA polymerase III subunit beta: MDLASPTAADTSLKFRVARDDFADSVAWVARSLPSRPTVPVLAGVLLTAHDTGLTLSGFDYEVSAQVKVPAEVAAAGNALVSGRLLSDITRSLPNKPVDVALEGTRLLISCGSAKFSLPSMPVEDYPALPSLPEETGALGAEVFSEAIGQVAVAAGKDDTLPMLTGIRVEINGDTVVLAATDRFRLAVRELKWTSGSGETNAAVLVPAKTLSEAAKSASNGSDVQLALGAGSAIGSEGLLGIVSDGKRSTTRLLDAEFPKFRQLLPTEHTALATIAIAELVEAIKRVALVADRGAQIRLEFEPGLLRLSAGADDVGRAEEELEVEFVGEPLTIAFNPTYLTDGLGSLHSSRVTFGFTTPSRPAVLRPAEDDQSSPEGSGPFTAAQTDYVYLLMPVRLPG